GAAACAAGCTGGCTTACAGTTTTATTTAACGGAAGAGGCTGGGATACCTGTTAGTCAAGTAGATATTATGTCTTCAAGTCCTATTCATTTTGGTAAGACGAAGGGTGGAATGAATTTTGCTGATATTATGAAGCAATTAGGTGAAACAATAATTGATGCTGGGTCATTGGGAACTACAGAAGACAGGACTTATAGAATTTCCTACCCTCTAGACGAATTTAGTGTCAATTTTACAACGACTAACGTATTTGAAGACAGTGCAGTTATGTCGATTCATTCATGGGGATATTATGATGAAAAGCCGACTCTATTGAACCCAAATGAGATAATTACAAGTTATGGTACGTTGACACTTCCTGATTCATGGATTGGACGGATTGCAATAGAAGATATAGGTAACGAGCCGACTATATTATATTTGGGCCGTCATAGTGATTTTCCATTATTTCGACTTTCATCTATGAATATAACTGAATGGAGTACTTTGAGTCAGAGTGATCAAGCCCAATTTCATATCATCTCACAAGACAAGGATTGGATTGTGGCTGTGACAACTACATTTACCAATAGACCTAATAATGAACAAGAACTGAGCGAATTTAATCATATGAAATTACAGCTTGAAGAGATATGGGGGACTTTTAAGTCAACAGTTGTGTCAGATGAAATAGAAGAAGGGAATTTATCTTATCTGTGCAATAATTCAACCTTAGAACTCCTGAATATCGATCGCGTTGTTACGGTGTATGAAGAGGCTCATAACATGATATCAACAGATGAATCAGAATTTGCAACGGATGAATATTTTAGCGAAATGGGAAAATGCTATTCATCTCAAATCGATAAATTGACGAGTAAGGATTCTTCTTTAAAAATAAGTACGAACAAGCTGCTAGATCACATAAAGGAATTAAATGGTACTTGGTTCACTGTCCATTACTTGGCGGACGGGGGAGGGACGATGTGGAGTCATTTCTCTTCTAGACGAAGTGCTATGGTGGATGTGGCAGTTTATATTTACCTAAATCAGCTAGAAATCAATCTAGATCAAAAAATAAATAAAGACCAGATTAGTGAAAGAATCGACCAATTATCAAAATATCGTGAATTTTATTATTCAGGTTCAATTGAAACTATAAATGAGTCGGATATAAAACAACTAAAAGAAGCAAGGCAACAGCTAGTAGGTTCTTATGATAACATAATCAGCATTTTAAAAGAGATGCCACAAAGTGAAGCCGCAATGAATCTCTTCGATTTTTTACTGAAATATGATGATCAAATTTATTAAACAAGCTATTTCTTTGTTTGTTATTAGAACTTGATATGGGAAAGGAAATAATTAATGAGTAGTATCAAAGTGGACTCTACTAAACTGGAAGAGCTATCTGCTAGTCTGAAGCGCTTAAGTGGAACGGTTGAGGATCGGGAGAAGTACATCAATTCAATCATTACAGAATTAATTCGCGATGTTCGAAGACAGTATTCTGAACAACGGGATGTACAGCTGGCTTTGAATCATGTCGAGGAGGATCTACGGGAAGTAAGGAAACTAGCCGACAAGGTAACGCAAGGTCTAGCAAAAAAGTCAACCGCATTATTACAGGCTTCCGGACAGTATCAGGCAGAAGAAAAAGCGACACAGAGGATGATCGGTCAAACCCAACCACCTTCTACTTATTATTCCAGTGGTGGGGACCTTGCCGGTGAAGGGCTGAACAACTATTTAATGGATAAATTGTTCGAAGACCCTGTAGTACAGGAATTGCACTTGAAAGCGATGAACGGCACAGAAGAAGAACGGCAAGAAGCGAAAGAGAAGCTGGATGCCATATTCAAAGCGCGGGACACCATTGCAAGGGCGCAAGTGGCTTATGCAACATATAAGTTGTTTGGTAACAGTTATTTGATGGAGATGGCTCATAAAGAAGCAATGAGACAGCGAAATATATTAAAGGGATATGGCATAAAAGAAGAGCTTTACAAAGAAGGAGTCAATCTAAGTCACCTATACACAGGAACAGCATTACAAGCATGTTCTTATGATCCATCCATACAGCTTACAAAAGACGGAAAATCAGTATCAGTACTTATGCCTCAAGATAATCAATATACATATTTACTGGGTTTAGTGATCAAGGGTGGTTCTGAAGGGGCCTGGGCCAAAAAACAGTTGGATGAAATACATAAATGGCTTAGCGAGATTGGCCGCGCTCAGGTAGCCTGGCATGAATACAAGTTAAAAGATATGAAGAAGAAAATGGAAGGAGCCCATATATACGCTGAGAAACTCCGGACAACCCTGAAGGAGAAATACTCCCTGTCCTCAGGAATGGTAGACGATGTGGACTTAAAATATATGTGGACAGGCACGGGATCTGCGGGGAAGTATTTGAGTGAATCGGAAAGTATCACCACTAATTCTAATACAAAATTAGAACCTCAGAAGAATCAACTACTATCCAGGGAAAGTATAGATATGATTTTAAAATTTGAAATTACTAGTAAAGAATATTATATAGGACATTATCAGCATCCTATTCTACCAGGTGAGAGTAGTGGCATTACTATAGGAATCGGTTATGACTTGGGACAAATTTCTTTAGAAGAATTTAAGAGGGACTGGGGGGATAAGCTGTCCAGCTCGGATTTCGAACTCTTATCTCAATGTATTGGGAAACACTTGAAAGACGGCGATAATGCGAATAATAAAAACATGAAGAATCTATTAGCAGCGGTTAGTAAAGTGACTATAAGCTTGGATAAGGCGGAGTCTGTTTATTTAAACAAAACGTTACCTAAATATGTGGGATTAGCCAAAAAGACCTTTCCAAATTTCGACAAATTGCCTGAAAATGCACAAGGGGCTTTAGTAAGCCTAGTTATTAATCGGGGTGGAGGTTTAGATAGAACTAACAATCGCCGCAAGGAAATGGTCGAAATATCGGATTTTATGAAGAATAAGACTGTTTTCTCTCAATCGGATTTGAATTATATTGCAAGTAAGATTACAGAAATGAAGCGCCTATGGCCAAATACTAACGGGTTGCAAGTTCGCAGAGATATTGAAGCGGCTTTCTTAAAAAATGCATTAAAATCCAATGAGAATTCTACTATAACTTCTCCATCATATAACCCACCTGATAAAAGTACCAATACCCTAGATGGGAGTGGGAACAATCTTAAAGTTGAACCGGTAAATCAAATTGATCTAAACAAAAAGGGTTGTGCTGTGGCTTCATTCGTTATGGTAGCTAACTTTTTTGGAGCGAAAACGGACTTTAGAACGGTAGAATCTAAGTTTGTCGGTAAGGGGTACATGCTGGATTTCTCCAAAGCGGCTAAAGCTTATGGACTGAAATATTCAGACAAAAGGGGACTTACAGAAGCTGAGGTTTTGGCGCTTGCAAGAAACAGCTTGGATAAGGGAGAGCCAGTTCTGATACAAATTTATGGAAATGGAGTAACCCATTTTGTGGTGGCGATAGGATATAAGGGAGATGGTAAAGCTGCTAAAGATTTTACTATTGTCGATCCTTGGGGCGGGGTAGAAAAAACCTTGGATAAAGCATCCAGATATAATGAAGCTCCTGTTACATCTATTAGGTTTATAACTAAGGAGGGAAAGTGAGTGAGAGGGAATTTATATAAACTGCTAGCTGTTGTTATAATGGTCTCTTTTATAGTAGGATGCGGTCTTAAAGATATGACAAATGCGAAGGAGAATGTACCTATGATACCAACACTAAATGAAGAAGCGGCTCTAAAGCTAAGGACAGAAGCAATTGCTAAGTTCTATAGCGTCTTTCATGATGGAGGGGGAAGTGCAGAGTTAAATGACGAAAGAATCGCGAACGATGAATATTATTATTATTTTTGTGATGATCTAGATTCACTGGAAAAAATAAAAGCGGCACTTCTACCGTTTTTTAGTACAGATATTGTTTCAGAACTGGTTGATTCGTACCCTATATCGGAAATTAACGGCAAGTTATCATATCAACCCTATGATGTGGGATCTATGCTTAAATGGGATGAAGCTAAAGGAACATTAAAGAAGGATCAGGCGGATGTTAAAGTATATGAATTTATTGTTCCCGACATCGACGGAGTTACAGAACCGATAGAAGTCGAATTTGTCAATATTGAGAATAGTGGATGGAGGATCAATACAGACCCAGTAAATATCCTGTAGTTAATTAGCATATTACTTGCCTACGGAGAGGAGAGAGGTACATGCGGAAAGCGATTTTACTTATTATATTAGTTATGTTATCTGCTTGTAGTAATGAAAAAGAAAATAGTATCTCCGTTCCACTGTCTTCAATAACAAATGATGTTGAAACAAGTATTGATTCTTATGAAGAACAAGGAGTTGAAAAAGGGATCCTCTCCGATAAGGATAATGCGAAGCTATGTATGGAATCCTTAACAAGAGAAAGACAAAAATATTCAAGTACGATGTTTAGTATTCTTTCATCGCAAGTTTATTTAAATAAAAAATTTGGTTTGTATGACGCAGATCTCGAACAAACAAACTCAATTCTAGCAAAGAAACCTCAGCCTATTTTTTTTAGTGAGGAGAGAGATACCATACTGATCTATCCGGGTATGGGGTATCGGAATACTTCTATTGAAATGGATACGTCCGAAGAGAAGTTTAATGAGATGGTACGGTCTTCTTCCGAGGAGAATAAACCTTGGGAAGTGGATGCTGCTCAAATAAAGGGTTTAGCTGGTTGCTCGGTCTTGCCTGTTAAGGATATTGCCTATACAAGTACGGGTGGGGCAATGGAGAGATCATTGAGTGATGAAGTAGCTTCTCCAGCTTATGATTACTTGAACACATTAAATATGTGGGGCGGACAAGCCAATGCTGCTAGCACATATGGCTCGAGAATAAATGCATCTTCTAAGAATACCGAAATGTTTGAATTAAATGATCAATACGTTTATGTTTATTTCCCTGATCGTGAAATAGATACATTGATTCTTCAGCATGTAGGAAAAGGGACTGCTACAGAGCTCATCTTTTCAGAAATAGAAGCTGAGAAGGGTTGGCACGTCTTTATGGCTAAAACCAGAGAGAGTCCTTGGTTTGAAAATCCCCCCTATGTGTTGGATTACACGGAAGGATACTCACAATTTATTATAAAAACGAAGGGGGAATCTATTTATATGACTAACCAATATCATTCTTCGTTACAAGCTCAATACACTGATGTGATCAAGGATACGCAGAGAAGCTCATTAGTTGGTATCTACTATGCTGGTGAAGCCAGCCTAACTATTGATTCCTATCAAGATGGCAAGATTGGGGGGACTCTCAGTAGAGCTAGCTACAATTTAAGTAAAATAGCAGAAGTAAGCTTTTCAGGTGAAGTTGTTGATAATCAGTTGAAATTCTCCTTTGAAGGAGATGGCTATGGAACAGAGGGGCTTAGCCAGGGAGTCTTGCGTTTAAATAATGATCAACTTGAGGTGAGTCTAAAGATTTATCCTAATGAGGGAGATTGGTCATTTACAGATGGAGATCTGGTATTTACGAAATCTTTAAGAACATATCTGTATGAGTAATAGTAGGAATACACACCAGAGATTGTGAAAGACTCTATAGATGCTCTCCTCACTGAAAATGACTGATTCAATCTCTTGGACCTTCGAAATCCATCGTGCATGCGGATTTCCCTTTACGGGTTGTTGTGAATGGGAAGAAGGTTGGATTTCCGGATGCAAAGCCTTTCAATATTGAGGGACTTCCCAAGGTGTTAATGGACAAACCTCAAGACTATGTCCAGATGATCCAACCCCCTACCTACAAGCCTAATGAGAGTGTTGGATATACACTGTTATATCAAATGAGAATGATGAAGGTATAAGCAATAAAGTGATGTTGAACAAAGACTGGTGAAGCACTATATATGGAGGAGTGGTATAGGAAGTGAAGTATCTGTCAACCTGGATCCTGCTAGTGTGCATCGTATTGGCCACTGTTGGATGTAACCTAAATGAAGATACGAATACAAACCTAGCTAGCCAAGAGATACATAACAAAATTCAAGAGGAGAATGAAGTTCAGAACTTACAACAGTTTCACCTCGGAATGACAATTGATAAAGTCAGAGAGGTTCTTGAAGCTAATGATATTGAAATAATAAATGAAATTGAAAATACCGGCGATTCAGACGCATGGGATTGGGGAAATAAGTCCATATGGACAGAAGGGATAAGTTTTACTTTTGATCATGATTATATACTATATGAACTTGAATATGAGAATGATGAAGCAACTGAGTTAGGGGTTAAAGCTGGAGACAAAATAGACCTTTTGAAAGAGGTGTATGGGAATAATTATAAATTGTATTCTTATGATCAATTAGTAGATTTGGGTGTAGTCATTTCGAAAGATCTAACAGCAGAGATCTATGAATATCAGATGGAAGATCATTA
The window above is part of the Paenibacillus lutimineralis genome. Proteins encoded here:
- a CDS encoding pesticin C-terminus-like muramidase, with product MSSIKVDSTKLEELSASLKRLSGTVEDREKYINSIITELIRDVRRQYSEQRDVQLALNHVEEDLREVRKLADKVTQGLAKKSTALLQASGQYQAEEKATQRMIGQTQPPSTYYSSGGDLAGEGLNNYLMDKLFEDPVVQELHLKAMNGTEEERQEAKEKLDAIFKARDTIARAQVAYATYKLFGNSYLMEMAHKEAMRQRNILKGYGIKEELYKEGVNLSHLYTGTALQACSYDPSIQLTKDGKSVSVLMPQDNQYTYLLGLVIKGGSEGAWAKKQLDEIHKWLSEIGRAQVAWHEYKLKDMKKKMEGAHIYAEKLRTTLKEKYSLSSGMVDDVDLKYMWTGTGSAGKYLSESESITTNSNTKLEPQKNQLLSRESIDMILKFEITSKEYYIGHYQHPILPGESSGITIGIGYDLGQISLEEFKRDWGDKLSSSDFELLSQCIGKHLKDGDNANNKNMKNLLAAVSKVTISLDKAESVYLNKTLPKYVGLAKKTFPNFDKLPENAQGALVSLVINRGGGLDRTNNRRKEMVEISDFMKNKTVFSQSDLNYIASKITEMKRLWPNTNGLQVRRDIEAAFLKNALKSNENSTITSPSYNPPDKSTNTLDGSGNNLKVEPVNQIDLNKKGCAVASFVMVANFFGAKTDFRTVESKFVGKGYMLDFSKAAKAYGLKYSDKRGLTEAEVLALARNSLDKGEPVLIQIYGNGVTHFVVAIGYKGDGKAAKDFTIVDPWGGVEKTLDKASRYNEAPVTSIRFITKEGK
- a CDS encoding DL-endopeptidase inhibitor IseA family protein, whose translation is MRGNLYKLLAVVIMVSFIVGCGLKDMTNAKENVPMIPTLNEEAALKLRTEAIAKFYSVFHDGGGSAELNDERIANDEYYYYFCDDLDSLEKIKAALLPFFSTDIVSELVDSYPISEINGKLSYQPYDVGSMLKWDEAKGTLKKDQADVKVYEFIVPDIDGVTEPIEVEFVNIENSGWRINTDPVNIL